In Wenyingzhuangia fucanilytica, the following are encoded in one genomic region:
- a CDS encoding cytochrome-c peroxidase, producing the protein MNYILFMKAKTYTLCICLLLLGAVACKNAEKSKENINTNQQIKKFYTSELESCIGLLDSISIDKLPQKNINLYKKARQHFKMIEPVLAAIDVNNYKSLNAPNILQVHEEDLTDIKIKKPFGFQVIEELLHESVMDTLLLENTLTVTKSRLKLVKQNTSISLKDYHVIWLLRNQIIRTATTGITGFDSPVLAQSLQESQYVYNTLIKIIETYQDFFNNNELREEIITSFKNSIKALQGDFNSFDRYTFIKEYTDEQLKLLVAIQKDWNVEFPFEMAIANNTVSLFGENTLNVNYFSDYKNDTTQIKKKEEFGKLLFNDKILSKNKSMACVSCHVKELAFTDGKKTFNNKQKRNSPTLTYTAYQQSFFMDARTGSLEGQIVGVANNHDEFNLPMDSIVNRVVANSTYKVMLDSLYGNKRVEYNIRHAIASYVRSLNTFNSKFDNNINNKENTLSASEKRGFNLFMGKAACATCHFPPIFNGTVPPNFNDTELEFIGVPETNDTINPMISDDLGRYDFFKTEERKHFFKTPTIRNIALTAPYMHNGVYNSLEEVMEFYNNGGGAGLGFDVPHQTLPFDNLDLSDEEIKDIIAFMKTLTDSSY; encoded by the coding sequence ATGAATTACATATTATTTATGAAAGCTAAGACATATACTTTGTGTATATGTCTTTTGCTTTTAGGTGCTGTGGCTTGTAAAAATGCAGAAAAGTCAAAAGAAAACATCAATACCAATCAACAAATAAAAAAGTTTTATACATCAGAATTAGAAAGTTGTATAGGTTTGTTAGATTCAATTTCTATTGATAAACTACCTCAAAAAAACATTAATTTATATAAAAAAGCGCGTCAACATTTTAAAATGATTGAGCCAGTTTTAGCAGCTATAGATGTTAATAATTACAAATCTTTAAACGCTCCTAATATTCTTCAAGTTCACGAAGAAGATTTAACCGATATTAAAATTAAAAAACCATTTGGTTTTCAAGTAATAGAAGAGTTGTTGCATGAATCTGTGATGGATACGCTTTTGTTAGAAAACACTCTTACTGTTACAAAAAGTAGATTAAAACTTGTAAAACAAAACACAAGTATTAGCTTAAAAGATTATCATGTAATTTGGTTGTTAAGAAACCAAATTATTAGAACAGCCACCACTGGTATCACCGGTTTTGATTCTCCTGTGTTGGCACAATCTTTACAAGAATCTCAATACGTTTACAACACACTAATTAAAATTATAGAAACTTATCAAGATTTTTTTAATAATAATGAGTTAAGGGAAGAAATTATCACCTCGTTTAAAAATTCTATTAAAGCGTTACAAGGAGATTTTAATAGTTTTGATAGGTATACTTTTATAAAAGAATATACTGATGAGCAATTAAAATTATTAGTAGCTATTCAAAAAGATTGGAATGTAGAATTTCCTTTTGAAATGGCCATTGCTAATAATACAGTTTCTCTTTTTGGAGAAAATACGTTGAATGTAAATTACTTTTCTGATTATAAAAACGATACTACACAAATAAAGAAAAAAGAGGAGTTTGGAAAGTTATTGTTTAATGATAAAATATTATCAAAAAACAAGAGTATGGCTTGTGTATCATGCCATGTAAAAGAATTGGCATTTACCGATGGAAAAAAAACGTTTAATAATAAGCAAAAACGAAATAGTCCAACGCTTACCTATACAGCTTATCAACAATCATTTTTTATGGATGCTCGTACTGGGAGTTTAGAAGGTCAAATAGTTGGAGTGGCCAATAATCATGATGAATTTAACTTACCTATGGATTCTATTGTAAATAGAGTTGTAGCAAATTCTACATATAAAGTAATGTTAGATTCTTTGTATGGAAATAAAAGAGTAGAATACAACATTAGGCATGCTATCGCTTCCTATGTTAGGTCTTTGAATACTTTTAATTCTAAGTTTGATAACAATATCAATAACAAAGAAAATACTTTGTCTGCTTCAGAAAAACGAGGGTTTAATTTGTTTATGGGAAAAGCAGCTTGTGCAACATGTCATTTTCCACCAATATTTAATGGTACAGTGCCTCCAAACTTTAATGATACGGAACTAGAATTTATAGGAGTTCCAGAAACAAATGATACGATTAACCCTATGATTTCTGATGATTTAGGAAGATATGATTTCTTTAAAACAGAAGAAAGAAAACATTTTTTTAAGACTCCAACCATTAGAAATATTGCTTTAACAGCTCCTTATATGCACAATGGTGTTTATAATTCTTTAGAAGAAGTGATGGAGTTTTATAATAATGGAGGTGGAGCAGGACTTGGTTTTGATGTTCCTCATCAAACTTTACCTTTTGACAATTTAGATTTATCGGATGAAGAAATAAAAGATATCATAGCTTTTATGAAAACTTTGACTGATAGTTCCTATTAA
- a CDS encoding YtxH domain-containing protein produces the protein MSKNTNTALGILAGATIGAALGVLFAPAKGSKTRKKIKEKINETGETIVEEAESIRNSVADSISSKKETLEELIEDVVSKGSHKAEDVIDSLEKQLEILKEKNKTLQKS, from the coding sequence ATGAGTAAGAACACAAATACAGCATTAGGAATTTTAGCAGGAGCAACCATAGGAGCAGCATTAGGAGTTTTATTTGCCCCAGCAAAAGGAAGCAAAACCAGAAAAAAAATAAAAGAAAAAATTAATGAAACTGGAGAAACTATTGTTGAAGAAGCAGAATCTATAAGAAATAGTGTTGCTGATAGCATTAGTTCTAAAAAAGAAACTTTAGAAGAATTAATTGAAGATGTAGTATCTAAAGGGAGTCATAAAGCAGAAGATGTAATTGATTCTTTAGAAAAGCAACTTGAAATATTGAAAGAGAAAAATAAAACACTACAAAAATCATAA
- a CDS encoding Dps family protein — translation MNYLNQNNEKLIPVVSELNGLLAEYHIYYQKLRNFHWNVEGRNFFDLHEKFEEMYTEARVKIDEIAERILTLRHHPVSRYSDYLEIAKIEESDTLLEDIEMVEILLEDHGILISKMSHIIKVCENAEDEGTIDLIGAYIRELEKTSWMLNAWSKKSVKKEVETA, via the coding sequence ATGAATTATTTAAATCAAAATAACGAGAAATTAATCCCCGTAGTAAGTGAGTTAAATGGCTTGTTAGCCGAATATCATATTTACTATCAAAAACTGAGAAATTTTCATTGGAATGTAGAAGGTAGAAACTTTTTTGACTTACACGAAAAGTTTGAGGAAATGTATACCGAAGCAAGAGTAAAAATTGATGAAATTGCAGAACGTATTTTAACTTTAAGACATCATCCTGTTAGTAGATATAGTGATTATTTAGAAATTGCTAAAATAGAAGAATCTGACACTTTGTTAGAAGATATCGAAATGGTAGAAATCTTATTAGAAGACCATGGAATTTTAATATCTAAAATGTCGCACATTATTAAAGTTTGCGAAAACGCAGAGGATGAAGGAACCATTGATTTGATTGGTGCTTATATAAGAGAGCTTGAAAAAACAAGTTGGATGCTAAATGCTTGGTCTAAAAAAAGCGTTAAAAAAGAGGTAGAAACTGCCTAA
- a CDS encoding phosphatase, which translates to MKNLKTLLFTLACGSAVLLSSCGEDALDGINGVDGTNGVDGTNGQDGANGSDASVFLTASKSPSLLKVTNDFVNLKIYPILSSEDVIPNSPDFVYGSMADGAGLLNNGDETFTLINNIEADYSIARIILNKNLRPVSGEYILNAEATAYTAQCSGTLITQEEHGFGPLYLSGGEWGGASKGVFVVDPAKSAEDAGTAELLQAMGQWSTENAVPIGKDAYANKTVVFIGDDHADNTVPSGQLGMYVGDRGDLDNGKLYGLKVTSSGIDFEMDMVEGTEYNAEFVELTEREINALDAEAKSKDVMGFSRLEDIDWRRGSAANQREIYFCVTGRKSNDLVGKGSALGRIYKVVLNDTDPTGACKITCLLDGDKVGGKADGFHSPDNILVTENYAYIQEDPNGYLDTAVNGYAKVYQYNLNTGDLQTVLEADQDRAAGLGYGTTSNRWEITGMIDVTDVVNNGDNTFLVMTQNHGWNPADGTSFTDPKANANLSSATKEGSMLYLIKGLER; encoded by the coding sequence ATGAAAAATTTAAAAACATTACTATTTACATTGGCTTGCGGATCAGCTGTACTATTATCTTCATGTGGAGAAGATGCTTTAGACGGAATAAACGGAGTTGATGGTACAAATGGAGTTGATGGAACTAACGGACAAGATGGAGCTAATGGATCTGATGCTTCTGTTTTTTTAACAGCATCAAAATCACCAAGTTTATTAAAAGTAACTAATGATTTTGTAAACTTAAAAATCTATCCAATTTTATCATCAGAAGATGTGATACCAAATAGCCCAGATTTTGTTTATGGATCTATGGCAGATGGTGCAGGATTGTTAAATAACGGAGATGAAACATTTACGTTAATTAACAATATAGAAGCAGATTATTCTATCGCTCGTATTATTTTAAATAAAAATTTAAGACCAGTTTCTGGAGAATATATTTTAAATGCCGAAGCAACTGCCTATACTGCACAATGTTCGGGTACTTTAATTACTCAAGAAGAACACGGATTTGGACCTTTGTATTTATCTGGAGGTGAATGGGGAGGAGCATCTAAAGGAGTGTTTGTAGTAGATCCTGCTAAAAGTGCTGAGGATGCTGGTACAGCAGAGTTATTGCAAGCTATGGGACAATGGTCTACAGAAAATGCGGTACCTATTGGTAAAGATGCTTATGCTAACAAAACAGTTGTTTTTATTGGTGATGACCATGCTGATAATACTGTGCCTTCTGGTCAATTAGGAATGTATGTTGGAGATAGAGGAGATTTAGACAATGGTAAATTATATGGTTTAAAAGTTACTTCTTCAGGTATTGATTTTGAAATGGATATGGTTGAAGGAACTGAATATAATGCTGAATTTGTTGAGTTAACAGAAAGAGAAATTAATGCTTTAGATGCCGAAGCAAAAAGTAAAGATGTAATGGGATTCTCTAGGTTAGAAGATATTGATTGGAGAAGAGGTTCTGCAGCTAATCAAAGAGAAATTTATTTTTGTGTTACTGGTAGAAAAAGTAATGATTTAGTAGGTAAGGGAAGTGCTTTAGGACGTATTTATAAAGTTGTTTTAAATGATACAGACCCAACAGGAGCTTGTAAAATTACTTGTTTGTTAGATGGAGATAAAGTTGGGGGTAAAGCTGATGGTTTCCACTCTCCAGATAATATTTTAGTAACAGAAAACTATGCATACATTCAAGAAGATCCAAACGGATATTTAGATACAGCTGTGAATGGTTATGCAAAAGTTTATCAATACAATTTAAATACAGGAGATTTACAAACTGTTTTAGAAGCAGATCAAGATAGAGCAGCTGGTTTAGGTTATGGTACCACTTCTAACAGATGGGAAATTACAGGAATGATTGATGTTACTGATGTTGTTAATAACGGAGATAATACCTTTTTAGTAATGACTCAAAACCATGGATGGAACCCTGCAGATGGAACTTCTTTTACAGATCCAAAAGCAAATGCTAATTTATCTAGCGCAACAAAAGAAGGATCTATGTTGTACTTAATTAAAGGTTTAGAAAGATAA
- a CDS encoding GH3 family domain-containing protein, whose product MAIIGSIIKTAIELKETLTPEVSPPKAQLEVLKHLIERGRDTEFGKAYKFKEILASEDIQKSFAEKVPYFDYHQMEKEWWHKTIDGRPNVSWPGSPNYFALSSGTTGKKSKRIPVTDEMITAIRDAGIKQVEALANFDLPSEFFEKEMMMLGSSTDLEKNNNKLEGEISGISAANIPSWFRGYYKPGEEIAKIDDWDERVEEIAERAKEWDIAGLSGIPSWMEMMMQKVIEHHGANDIHDIWPNLQVYTSGGVAFSAYEKSFNKLLKHPITVIDTYLASEGFIAFQERPETSAMKLVLDNGIYFEFVPFEPEYILEDGSLDQNAPVLTIDEVEKEKDYVLLISTVAGAWRYLIGDTIEFTDVERAEIKITGRTKFFLNVVGSQLSVSKMDAALRELENKYDIEIPEFTLAATRINEEFHHHWYLGTDNTSLDEIEVAKTLDQLLSEANNNYKVARTKALKGIKVSIVPTNVFAEWNAHQKKKGGQVKMERVMSEEKFKDWESFVHSLNKAS is encoded by the coding sequence ATGGCAATTATAGGAAGCATTATAAAAACAGCAATAGAGTTAAAAGAAACGCTAACCCCAGAAGTATCACCACCAAAAGCTCAATTAGAAGTTTTAAAACATTTAATTGAAAGGGGAAGGGATACCGAGTTTGGAAAAGCTTATAAATTTAAAGAGATTTTAGCCTCAGAAGATATTCAAAAGTCTTTTGCAGAAAAAGTTCCGTATTTTGATTATCACCAAATGGAAAAAGAATGGTGGCATAAAACTATTGATGGTAGACCAAATGTAAGTTGGCCTGGTAGTCCTAATTATTTTGCTTTAAGTTCTGGTACAACTGGTAAAAAAAGTAAAAGAATTCCTGTGACTGATGAAATGATTACAGCTATTAGAGATGCCGGAATTAAACAAGTAGAGGCTTTGGCTAATTTTGATTTGCCCTCAGAGTTTTTTGAAAAAGAAATGATGATGTTAGGAAGTTCTACTGATTTAGAAAAAAATAACAATAAACTAGAAGGAGAAATTAGTGGTATTTCTGCAGCTAATATTCCTAGTTGGTTTAGAGGTTATTACAAACCAGGAGAAGAGATTGCTAAAATTGATGATTGGGATGAGCGTGTAGAAGAAATTGCTGAAAGAGCTAAAGAATGGGACATTGCCGGACTTAGTGGAATTCCGTCTTGGATGGAAATGATGATGCAAAAAGTGATTGAACATCACGGTGCAAATGATATACATGATATTTGGCCAAACTTACAAGTTTATACTTCGGGTGGAGTAGCATTTTCTGCTTATGAAAAAAGTTTTAATAAACTATTAAAGCACCCAATTACGGTGATTGATACCTATTTGGCATCAGAAGGGTTTATTGCTTTTCAAGAAAGGCCAGAAACATCTGCCATGAAATTGGTATTAGATAATGGTATTTATTTTGAGTTTGTTCCTTTTGAACCAGAATATATTTTAGAAGATGGTTCTTTAGACCAAAATGCACCTGTATTAACTATTGATGAGGTGGAGAAAGAAAAAGATTATGTATTGCTAATTTCTACAGTGGCTGGGGCTTGGCGATATTTAATAGGAGATACTATTGAGTTTACCGATGTGGAACGTGCAGAAATTAAAATTACAGGAAGAACCAAATTTTTCTTAAATGTGGTAGGTTCTCAGTTATCTGTTAGTAAAATGGATGCTGCTTTAAGAGAACTAGAAAATAAATACGATATAGAAATACCAGAATTTACTTTGGCTGCTACTAGAATTAACGAAGAATTTCATCACCATTGGTATTTAGGAACGGATAATACTTCTTTAGATGAAATTGAAGTAGCCAAAACTCTTGATCAATTATTGTCAGAAGCGAACAATAATTATAAAGTAGCCAGAACAAAAGCCTTAAAAGGAATAAAAGTGAGTATAGTTCCTACCAATGTTTTTGCAGAGTGGAATGCACATCAAAAGAAAAAAGGAGGGCAAGTTAAAATGGAAAGGGTAATGAGTGAAGAAAAGTTTAAAGACTGGGAAAGTTTTGTACACTCTTTAAACAAAGCGTCATAA
- a CDS encoding TIGR02757 family protein, giving the protein MNKTELKEFLDNKVEQYNNRDFIESDPVQIPHLFTKKEDVEIAGFLAATISWGKRPMIIKNCLLMMDLLNNNPHDFVMHHTNEDLEKLADFKHRTFNGIDLQFFITSLKNIYTNHKGLEELFAKNISNNSLQPAIHEFKKVFFEIPHPARTTKHVSDPLKGSAAKRINMFLRWMVRQDKLGVDLGIWKRISPSYLSCPLDVHTGNVGRKLGFISRNQNDAKALLELDTNLRKLDPIDPVKYDFALFGLGVFEGF; this is encoded by the coding sequence ATGAACAAAACCGAATTAAAAGAATTCTTAGACAATAAAGTAGAACAATATAACAACAGAGATTTTATAGAAAGTGATCCTGTACAAATACCACATTTATTTACTAAAAAAGAAGACGTTGAAATTGCTGGATTTTTAGCCGCTACCATTTCATGGGGTAAACGCCCAATGATTATTAAAAACTGTTTGCTAATGATGGATTTGCTAAATAACAATCCACATGATTTTGTAATGCACCATACAAATGAGGATTTAGAAAAATTAGCAGACTTTAAACACAGAACTTTTAATGGTATAGATTTACAGTTTTTTATCACTTCTTTAAAAAACATATATACAAACCATAAAGGTTTAGAAGAGTTATTTGCCAAAAACATATCTAACAATTCTTTACAACCTGCCATACATGAATTTAAAAAAGTCTTTTTTGAAATTCCACATCCTGCCAGAACCACTAAACATGTTTCCGATCCATTAAAAGGCTCAGCTGCCAAACGCATTAATATGTTTTTACGTTGGATGGTAAGACAAGACAAATTAGGTGTTGATTTAGGAATATGGAAAAGAATTTCCCCTTCTTACCTATCGTGCCCTTTAGATGTACACACAGGAAACGTGGGTAGAAAATTAGGATTTATTTCTCGAAATCAAAATGATGCTAAAGCTTTGTTAGAATTAGATACAAATCTTAGAAAACTAGATCCAATTGACCCAGTAAAATATGATTTTGCTTTATTTGGTTTGGGAGTTTTTGAAGGATTTTAA
- a CDS encoding SOS response-associated peptidase family protein encodes MKFKISNMATPEALIEFTGIPLKHPELYKKSYMITGKEETIVPIITQENKQEISFAIWGLLPENYDEDWLEFQNLVDTLTIKSDELKNNEFINKIKNINRCLILVTGFFTTYLKNGKTHQYFISAKENHPFYLAGYYNKLDDGFLTFTLLLTPQNEIIKKYQNLTKYMPTILDSEDDKNLWLSDEITINQIEEFIPNSSCLPLNITQVKDSLEYS; translated from the coding sequence ATGAAATTTAAAATTTCAAATATGGCTACCCCAGAAGCCTTAATAGAATTCACAGGAATTCCATTAAAGCATCCGGAGCTATATAAAAAATCTTATATGATTACTGGAAAAGAAGAAACCATAGTTCCCATTATTACACAAGAAAATAAACAGGAGATATCTTTTGCCATTTGGGGATTATTACCAGAAAATTATGATGAAGATTGGCTAGAGTTTCAGAATTTAGTAGATACTTTAACCATTAAGAGTGATGAATTAAAAAACAATGAGTTTATTAATAAAATAAAAAACATCAATCGTTGTTTAATTTTGGTTACCGGATTTTTTACCACCTATTTAAAAAATGGTAAAACACATCAATATTTTATTTCTGCTAAAGAAAATCACCCCTTTTACTTAGCAGGTTACTACAACAAACTAGATGATGGCTTTTTAACTTTTACTTTATTGCTTACCCCACAAAATGAAATCATAAAAAAGTACCAAAATCTAACCAAATATATGCCTACTATTTTAGATAGTGAGGATGATAAAAATTTATGGTTATCTGATGAAATAACCATCAATCAAATAGAAGAGTTTATTCCAAATTCTTCTTGTTTACCACTGAATATTACACAAGTGAAAGACTCTTTAGAATATTCATAA
- a CDS encoding DUF1328 domain-containing protein, whose amino-acid sequence MLRWTISFIILAIIAGLLGFSGIAASAASIAKILFYIFIVLFVLSLLFGKKLI is encoded by the coding sequence ATGTTAAGGTGGACTATATCATTTATTATTCTTGCTATTATAGCCGGATTATTAGGATTCTCTGGTATTGCAGCTAGTGCAGCCAGTATTGCAAAAATTTTGTTTTACATTTTTATTGTACTCTTTGTACTCTCCTTATTATTTGGGAAAAAATTAATATAA
- a CDS encoding AraC family transcriptional regulator, which produces MIEINITATNLEDSVKQIQSVLGGVFKERWGEHTLTVNNENAFGSIRFIQFDRGVSMFEIDMVFNDEVLLLRDTSLYNPIRFSYCLEGYYEHHFHNTTKRKKVDQFQSVIISGRDGGYTYSYLPKGIKVRTNEIQVLRNKFIGRALNPIDTLNDKLHEVFLDADHENKFSYFGSHNLKLADHINFLSTIKKKGLIKMLLIESKVYEILSQHIFQHNQAMSGQTLETSLLKSELKLVRKYAKKIIKTPAVNYSLESISEETGLTQAKLQEGFKLLYNRTVTEYIRHIRLKEARDLMNTTDMNVSEIVYTVGFSSRSYFSKIFKSKFDISPSEYLKLRNEKTLLQNEEA; this is translated from the coding sequence ATGATAGAAATAAATATTACTGCAACCAATTTAGAAGACTCTGTAAAACAAATACAATCTGTTTTAGGAGGTGTTTTTAAAGAAAGATGGGGAGAACACACATTAACCGTAAATAATGAAAATGCTTTTGGAAGTATTCGTTTTATACAGTTTGATAGAGGTGTAAGCATGTTTGAAATAGACATGGTTTTTAATGATGAGGTTTTGTTGTTAAGAGATACGTCTTTGTATAATCCTATAAGATTTTCTTACTGTTTAGAAGGTTATTATGAGCACCATTTTCACAATACTACTAAAAGAAAAAAAGTAGATCAGTTTCAATCTGTTATTATTTCGGGTAGAGATGGAGGTTATACTTATAGTTATCTACCTAAAGGAATTAAGGTTAGAACCAATGAAATTCAGGTTTTAAGAAATAAATTTATTGGTAGAGCTTTAAACCCAATAGATACTTTAAATGATAAATTACACGAGGTTTTTTTAGATGCAGATCACGAAAATAAATTTTCATACTTTGGATCTCACAATTTAAAGTTAGCAGATCATATCAATTTTTTATCCACCATCAAAAAGAAAGGATTGATAAAAATGTTATTGATAGAGAGTAAAGTGTATGAAATTTTATCACAACATATTTTTCAGCACAACCAAGCTATGAGCGGTCAAACTTTAGAAACTTCTTTATTAAAAAGTGAATTAAAGTTGGTTAGAAAATATGCTAAAAAAATAATAAAAACCCCTGCGGTTAACTATTCTTTAGAATCTATTTCAGAAGAAACTGGATTAACACAAGCTAAACTACAAGAAGGTTTTAAATTACTTTACAATAGAACTGTTACAGAATATATTAGACATATAAGGCTTAAAGAGGCTAGAGATTTAATGAATACTACTGATATGAATGTGTCAGAAATTGTGTACACTGTTGGTTTTAGTAGTAGAAGTTATTTTTCTAAAATTTTTAAATCTAAGTTTGATATTAGCCCTAGTGAATATTTAAAATTAAGAAATGAAAAAACGCTTCTTCAAAATGAAGAAGCGTAA
- a CDS encoding MBOAT family O-acyltransferase, which translates to MAFSFFGTSIKANSLNIILPVGISFYTFQTLSYTIDVYRKTLKPTKNFIAFSAFVSFFPQLVAGPIERASNLLPQILHHRIFNKKQFIEGIRLMIFGFFQKIVIADTLAPVVNQIFNNYTYQSGGTLILGAIYFSIQIYGDFSGYSKIARGLAKLLGFELMMNFNFPYFSRSIGQFWRRWHISLNTWFRDYLYIPLGGSRTSKMKTIRNISIIFLASGLWHGANWTYIAWAIIHIGWFIVSFLLGNNRKHLEDRITEKNFLSKGIALLQIIRTFTIVTIAWVFFRAENITTGFHYLLSMNFNFDKSIEMLSIVILAITMDVLYLKFESKNFIYSIMLGAIIAASIMTTKAEFIYFQF; encoded by the coding sequence ATGGCTTTTTCTTTTTTTGGAACATCAATAAAAGCAAACTCTCTAAATATTATATTACCCGTTGGTATTAGTTTTTATACATTTCAAACGTTAAGTTATACAATAGATGTTTATAGGAAAACACTAAAACCAACTAAAAATTTTATTGCTTTTTCTGCTTTTGTTAGTTTTTTTCCTCAATTAGTTGCTGGTCCTATTGAACGAGCTAGTAATTTATTACCACAAATATTACATCATAGAATATTTAATAAAAAACAATTCATAGAGGGAATTAGATTAATGATTTTTGGATTTTTCCAAAAAATTGTAATTGCCGATACATTAGCACCAGTTGTGAATCAAATATTCAACAATTACACTTATCAATCTGGAGGGACATTAATATTAGGTGCTATTTACTTTTCAATACAGATATATGGTGATTTTAGTGGATATTCTAAAATTGCACGTGGTTTAGCCAAACTATTAGGGTTTGAATTAATGATGAATTTTAATTTCCCTTACTTCTCTAGAAGTATTGGACAATTTTGGAGAAGATGGCACATCTCACTTAATACATGGTTTAGAGATTATTTATATATACCTCTTGGCGGATCTAGAACCTCTAAAATGAAAACCATTAGAAATATTTCTATAATTTTTCTTGCTTCTGGACTATGGCATGGTGCAAATTGGACATATATTGCTTGGGCAATTATACATATTGGGTGGTTTATAGTTTCTTTTTTATTAGGGAACAATAGGAAACATTTAGAAGATAGAATTACAGAAAAAAACTTCCTTTCAAAAGGAATAGCTTTATTACAAATAATACGAACTTTTACCATTGTTACTATTGCATGGGTGTTCTTTAGAGCAGAAAATATAACAACTGGTTTTCATTACTTATTGTCTATGAATTTTAATTTTGATAAATCGATAGAAATGTTATCTATAGTAATATTAGCAATAACTATGGATGTACTATATTTAAAGTTTGAAAGTAAAAACTTTATTTATTCTATAATGCTTGGTGCTATAATTGCTGCATCTATAATGACAACCAAAGCGGAGTTTATCTATTTTCAATTTTAA
- a CDS encoding mechanosensitive ion channel family protein, translating to MALTITNRTHQAWEQMTEKVMTWLDIMIKNLPNIAIAIVVFFLVIIASKQISKVSLKLLHKTNLQHSMKSLISKFIAVVVILFGLFLVLSILNLDKVLNTILAGVGVAGLAVGLALQGVLSNTYSGIVLSYIKQVKYGDWIKTNDYEGEIVDIDLRAITLKQIDNNLVYIPNKLVVENPIKNYSSTSQSRVILECGVGYESDLRMVKELTINTILNNFDVITNKNEVLFLWKEFGDSSINFELRFWINSTSALEVAKAKSEGIMLVKEAFKQNNINIPFPIRTLDIPKNITISNIDNSNES from the coding sequence ATGGCATTAACTATAACTAACAGAACTCATCAAGCATGGGAACAAATGACTGAAAAAGTAATGACTTGGCTAGACATTATGATTAAAAACCTACCTAATATAGCAATTGCTATAGTTGTTTTTTTCTTAGTAATTATAGCCTCCAAGCAAATTAGTAAAGTCAGCTTAAAACTTTTACATAAAACCAACCTACAACATTCCATGAAGAGTTTAATCTCTAAATTTATTGCTGTTGTAGTTATTTTATTTGGTCTTTTTTTAGTGCTATCTATTCTTAACCTAGACAAAGTATTAAATACTATTTTAGCGGGTGTTGGGGTTGCTGGTTTGGCTGTTGGTTTGGCCTTACAAGGAGTGCTTTCTAATACCTACTCCGGAATAGTTCTTTCTTATATAAAGCAAGTTAAATATGGAGATTGGATTAAAACCAATGATTATGAAGGTGAAATTGTTGATATAGATTTAAGAGCAATTACCCTTAAACAAATTGACAATAACTTGGTTTACATTCCTAACAAACTTGTTGTGGAAAATCCTATTAAAAATTACTCTTCTACTTCACAATCCAGAGTTATTTTAGAATGTGGTGTAGGTTATGAATCTGATTTAAGAATGGTTAAAGAGTTAACTATAAACACCATTCTTAATAATTTTGATGTGATTACTAATAAAAATGAGGTTTTGTTTTTATGGAAAGAATTTGGTGATAGCTCTATTAATTTTGAATTGCGTTTTTGGATTAACTCCACTTCTGCACTAGAAGTTGCCAAAGCCAAGAGTGAAGGTATTATGCTTGTTAAAGAAGCCTTTAAACAAAACAATATTAACATTCCGTTCCCTATTAGAACTTTGGATATTCCCAAAAACATTACCATCAGCAATATAGATAACTCAAATGAGTCATAA